The following coding sequences lie in one Notolabrus celidotus isolate fNotCel1 chromosome 20, fNotCel1.pri, whole genome shotgun sequence genomic window:
- the LOC117831964 gene encoding mitochondrial import inner membrane translocase subunit TIM16-like isoform X2 has protein sequence MAKYLAQIIVMGAQVVGRAFARALQQEYAASQAAAKARSRAGQQSAAASSITGMSLQEAQQILNVSTLSPEEIQKSYEHLFKVNDKSVGGSLYLQSKVVRAKERLDEELSIQSQDTQPSEKNTET, from the exons ATG GCTAAATATCTTGCACAAATCATTGTGATGGGAGCACAGGTAGTGGGACGTGCCTTTGCTCGTGCTTTACAGCAAGAATATGCAG CCAGTCAAGCGGCGGCGAAGGCCAGGAGCCGTGCAGGTCAGCAATCTGCTGCAGCCTCTAGCATCACTGGGATGAGCCTGCAAGAGGCGCAGCAAATCCTCAATGTCTCCACACTTAGTCCTGAAGAGATCCAGAAG AGCTATGAGCATCTTTTTAAAGTCAATGACAAGTCAGTGGGCGGTTCATTGTACCTGCAATCAAAA GTTGTGAGGGCTAAAGAACGTCTAGACGAGGAACTAAGTATCCAGTCACAAGATACGCAGCcatcagagaaaaacacagaaacatga